Proteins encoded together in one Streptomyces umbrinus window:
- a CDS encoding FAD-dependent oxidoreductase: MTTPVTIIGAGLGGLTLARVLHVHGIPATVYEAEPAPDARRQGGLLDLHPHSGQAALEAAGLLEEFHKLTLPGREAYRVMDQAGNVLLDLPDDGTGERPEAPRGELRQILLDSLPAGTVRWGRKVTAVRALGDGRHQVDFADSTTTVADLLIGADGAWSRVRPLLSKATPEYFGICSVETFLFDAEALHRGSAEAVGAGSLFALAPGRGLLAHREDGGTLHTYAQLKKPQDWFTDFDTTDAAALTARVAREFDGWAPALTALITDSNTPPALRPVFTLPAGHRWDRAPGVTLLGDAAHLRAPNGEGANLAMQDGAELGRALASHPGDAETALTAYEQAMFARAAAVEADDDGFYTIMIDDHAPHSLLALMTGAEPNV, encoded by the coding sequence ATGACGACACCTGTCACGATCATCGGAGCAGGTCTGGGCGGCCTGACGCTGGCCCGTGTACTGCACGTGCACGGCATCCCGGCCACGGTCTACGAGGCGGAGCCCGCACCGGACGCCCGCCGTCAGGGCGGCCTGCTAGACCTGCACCCCCACAGCGGGCAGGCCGCTCTGGAAGCAGCCGGACTGCTCGAGGAGTTCCACAAGCTGACCCTCCCGGGCCGCGAGGCGTACCGGGTCATGGATCAGGCGGGGAACGTGCTGCTCGACCTGCCTGACGACGGAACCGGCGAACGCCCGGAGGCACCGCGCGGCGAACTGCGGCAGATACTCCTCGACTCCCTGCCCGCCGGCACCGTCCGCTGGGGCCGCAAGGTCACCGCCGTGCGGGCCCTCGGCGATGGCCGCCACCAGGTCGACTTCGCCGACAGCACCACCACCGTCGCGGACCTGCTCATCGGCGCCGACGGAGCCTGGTCGCGCGTACGACCGCTGCTCTCGAAGGCCACTCCGGAGTACTTCGGCATCTGCAGCGTGGAGACGTTCCTCTTCGACGCAGAAGCCCTCCACCGCGGTTCCGCGGAGGCGGTCGGAGCCGGCTCGCTGTTCGCGCTCGCACCGGGCAGGGGACTGCTGGCCCACCGTGAAGACGGCGGAACCCTGCACACCTACGCACAGCTGAAGAAGCCCCAGGACTGGTTCACCGACTTCGACACCACTGATGCCGCAGCCCTCACCGCACGCGTTGCGAGGGAGTTCGACGGGTGGGCTCCCGCACTCACCGCACTGATCACCGACAGCAACACCCCGCCGGCCCTGCGCCCCGTCTTCACACTGCCGGCCGGGCACCGCTGGGACCGCGCGCCTGGAGTGACCCTGCTCGGAGATGCCGCCCACCTCCGGGCGCCGAACGGCGAAGGCGCCAACCTGGCCATGCAGGACGGCGCCGAACTCGGCCGGGCCCTCGCCTCGCACCCCGGCGATGCGGAGACCGCGCTCACCGCGTACGAACAAGCCATGTTCGCCCGCGCCGCCGCTGTGGAAGCGGACGACGACGGCTTCTACACGATCATGATCGACGACCACGCGCCCCACAGCTTGCTCGCCCTCATGACCGGAGCCGAACCAAACGTGTGA
- a CDS encoding Lrp/AsnC family transcriptional regulator encodes MRDSPFDELDIAIVDAVRSAPRVSWRNLAPVLGVDPATISRRWSRMQSEGVAWVTAHPAGSATPDCALVEVTCVPGRSGTVADILAADTEAATVKLTSGARNVVVLAQAPDFEALSSYLLDRVEHVPGVTSIQSHIVTRSALEASRWREGALNEEQRRQLRTDAGTRPDHAAALQAPDHRIIRALNIDGRMSFERIAAQVDLSPVAVRRRLTRLEEAGLIIFRCDTSRLISGHAIAAVYFGSLDAHELEEAEGRIRTLPGVRACSIVAGPHNVIIDAWLRSTAETHDLERKMRQVLPALRIQDRSLVLRTVKLLGRVLDSEGRSVRSVPLLAEDFEAEHR; translated from the coding sequence ATGCGGGACTCCCCCTTCGATGAACTCGACATCGCCATCGTGGACGCCGTGCGCTCGGCCCCGCGCGTGAGCTGGCGCAATCTGGCGCCAGTGCTGGGCGTGGATCCGGCAACCATCAGCCGTCGTTGGTCTCGCATGCAGTCCGAGGGAGTCGCATGGGTCACGGCCCACCCGGCAGGGAGCGCGACACCCGACTGTGCCCTGGTGGAGGTCACCTGTGTCCCGGGGCGATCGGGCACGGTGGCGGACATCCTCGCCGCGGACACCGAGGCTGCCACCGTCAAGTTGACCTCCGGTGCACGGAATGTCGTGGTGCTGGCGCAGGCCCCGGACTTCGAGGCTCTCTCGAGCTACCTACTCGACCGGGTGGAGCACGTCCCCGGGGTCACATCCATACAGAGCCACATCGTCACGCGGTCGGCCCTGGAGGCCAGTCGGTGGCGCGAGGGTGCACTCAACGAGGAGCAGCGCCGGCAACTGCGTACCGACGCCGGGACCCGACCGGATCACGCCGCCGCCCTCCAGGCCCCCGACCATCGCATCATCCGGGCGCTGAACATCGACGGACGCATGTCGTTCGAGCGGATCGCCGCACAGGTCGATCTCAGTCCCGTCGCCGTGCGGCGCCGGTTGACACGGCTGGAGGAGGCGGGACTCATCATCTTCCGCTGTGACACCTCGCGTCTCATCTCGGGACATGCCATCGCCGCCGTCTACTTCGGGTCGCTCGACGCCCACGAACTCGAGGAGGCCGAGGGGCGGATCCGTACACTGCCGGGAGTCCGGGCGTGCAGCATCGTGGCCGGTCCTCACAACGTCATCATTGACGCCTGGCTGCGGTCGACGGCGGAGACGCACGACCTGGAGCGGAAGATGAGACAGGTCCTGCCCGCTCTACGGATTCAGGACCGGTCGCTGGTTCTTCGTA